Proteins from a single region of Bacteroidota bacterium:
- a CDS encoding pentapeptide repeat-containing protein, with translation MAISIDIYGKLYEIISNLKEYNSPEKLEDLKTELKFLKENDDRNSIYIADYGDDISVIVSNASPVNIAYIFCFPGFIGNIGSFHDSLRIVPVSTALSGISSQSISIQSRGYFAGAYLRDSDFASSDFSGLDLSGADLSNANLEYCNFTNAKIQNANFCGANLNFASLPDYADTIEEFKTVTGVGNWNGETTIWTDGLALDGYRDPGPVPAEEPHE, from the coding sequence ATGGCAATTTCTATAGATATATACGGAAAGCTTTATGAGATAATTTCGAATCTGAAGGAATACAACTCTCCTGAAAAGCTTGAAGACTTAAAAACTGAGTTGAAGTTCCTGAAAGAAAATGATGACAGAAATTCAATTTACATAGCAGATTATGGAGATGATATCAGCGTAATTGTTTCGAATGCCTCTCCGGTAAATATAGCATACATATTTTGTTTCCCCGGCTTTATTGGCAATATAGGTTCGTTTCATGATAGCCTGAGAATTGTTCCGGTCTCAACTGCACTTTCAGGAATCAGTTCTCAAAGCATAAGTATTCAGAGCAGAGGATATTTTGCAGGTGCATATTTGCGTGACTCAGATTTCGCAAGTTCAGATTTCAGCGGTCTTGATCTTTCAGGTGCAGATTTGTCAAATGCAAATCTGGAATATTGCAATTTTACAAATGCAAAAATTCAAAATGCAAATTTCTGCGGAGCGAATCTGAATTTTGCGAGTCTTCCTGATTATGCTGACACCATTGAAGAATTCAAAACAGTAACCGGTGTCGGAAACTGGAACGGCGAAACTACAATCTGGACTGACGGTCTTGCATTAGACGGATATCGTGACCCCGGTCCCGTTCCTGCTGAAGAACCGCATGAGTAA